In one Candidatus Palauibacter polyketidifaciens genomic region, the following are encoded:
- a CDS encoding NAD(P)H-binding protein — protein sequence MPRVLVAGGTGFLGRAFVRGLHRRGAQVAVLTRNPARAARLGLPAECVEGDVRRPGGLASAMHAVDAAILSVQFPGYPVEAPALGRTFMEVDARGTAALAEAAVEAGVRKLVYLSGVGADPGSARAWYRAKGLAEASVRDSGLDHVIIRPSWVYGPEDRSLNRFVALIRGIPFVFPQLGDGAGRITPIHVDDLADLVCGATLGSAGDGLTLEAGGPDVVSLDDVVRTAMAVLGRRRMILHIPVGLVKLAAACAALLPGQILSPDAVDFVTQDGVADSDLARRRCPAFRPRALATGLAEYVSRA from the coding sequence ATGCCGCGGGTCCTCGTCGCGGGCGGGACAGGCTTCCTCGGACGTGCCTTTGTCCGGGGGCTGCACCGTCGCGGGGCGCAGGTTGCCGTGCTGACCCGAAACCCCGCCCGCGCGGCGAGGCTCGGGCTCCCGGCGGAATGCGTCGAGGGAGACGTGCGTCGGCCCGGCGGGCTCGCGTCGGCGATGCACGCCGTGGACGCAGCCATCCTTTCCGTTCAGTTCCCGGGCTATCCGGTGGAGGCGCCCGCGCTCGGCCGGACGTTCATGGAGGTCGACGCCCGCGGCACCGCCGCCCTGGCGGAGGCTGCGGTGGAGGCGGGCGTGCGCAAACTCGTCTACCTCTCCGGGGTCGGGGCCGATCCCGGCTCCGCACGCGCCTGGTATCGCGCAAAGGGGCTGGCGGAGGCCTCCGTGCGCGACTCGGGCCTCGACCACGTCATCATCCGACCGTCGTGGGTCTACGGCCCCGAAGACCGGAGCCTGAATCGCTTCGTCGCCCTCATTCGCGGAATTCCGTTCGTTTTTCCGCAGCTGGGGGACGGAGCGGGGCGGATCACCCCGATCCATGTGGATGACCTGGCGGACCTCGTTTGCGGGGCGACGCTGGGTTCGGCGGGAGACGGACTCACGCTGGAGGCCGGCGGCCCGGATGTCGTGTCGCTGGACGATGTCGTCCGGACCGCCATGGCGGTACTCGGGCGGCGCCGGATGATTCTCCACATCCCGGTGGGTCTCGTGAAGCTGGCGGCCGCGTGCGCGGCTCTTCTCCCCGGTCAGATCCTTTCGCCCGATGCCGTGGACTTCGTAACCCAGGATGGGGTCGCGGATTCGGACCTGGCCCGACGGCGTTGTCCGGCGTTTCGTCCGCGGGCCCTCGCGACGGGATTGGCGGAGTACGTCTCGCGCGCCTGA